CAGCTGCCTTCCACTCCCACTTGAGAGACTTTGTATTTACCAAGTATTAATTAGATGAATGTGAAGCACCATTTTCTAGGCAGGGGAAATTATCTGCTCTCTCCCTGGCCTGTAACAAGCCCATACTGGGACAAGCCTGAAAAGGGAGCAGGTAGAAGTGGTTCCTTCTTGCTCTGCACATCTGCCACTTTTCATATTTCCCTGCTTGTGCTGCCCCTCTTAACAAGCACTTCACTCCTGCTTGATCTGTAAAGCATTGTGGAAGATGGAGCTGGAGCCTCTTTCCCTTTGCAGATTACCACCAGAGCTGGTTCCAGAGACTCTCCTGACAGTTAGACCCACCAAATGGGAAGAGCTGCTGTCTCTGACGGCTCCTCCaagtgccaggagctgctgaacaAGTGACTCCGCCACAAATGCACAAGCAATGAATCATTCCTCTCCACAGGTCCTCCAGACCAGGCTGGGCAGATATTTCTCAGGGCTGACCAGAGGTAACACTGCCCAGGAGGAGACAAGGGGGCCACCCCAAGATTTCCCTTAGATAGATGAAGTGCTATCACCGCCCCAAGATTTCCCTCAGATAGATAAAGTGCTATCATTTAATGGAAAACATTCACAGCACAACTGTTCCTCCTGGTGGCAACATCTGCACCATGGATACTACAGTTGACACCAGTAATTGCAGCATGAAAGGCTTCAAGCAAATACCCATCCgtaaaaaaatggaagaaatgtcATGGAAGGCTGAAGGCTGTGACAGAGGGCGAGCATCAATGGTAAACAACTGGTCAGCTAAATTTAGGAAGGCAGGTTGGGACCTCTCCATGACTGGCTGGGTGTCTTCAGTTCAGACCACTGAGTCAACTAAAAACATTTAGCTGTGACAGTGATGGGCTTTATAGAGAACTACAAGataaatgaagggaaaaaggtTATCTAATAATTACAGTCACTGTTTCCCATCCAGCTGCATCCACAGCTCAGCTTGACCTTTGAGGAACAATGAATAATGCACCGTTCTGGTGACTGTTCCCCCTTCCTTGACAGACCATCAGCACACTGGTAAGGGAGAACCTCTCCTGTTTGTCCTTTACTCActgctcaatttctttatgtaAGAGGACCAAGAAAGTCCCATAAAAATATAATAcctgtttcaaaatatttccactGTAATTTCACATTGCTAAAATCCACAAACCATTGGTGctccaacatctgctgcagGGATAgcagcaaagatcatgtgaaaCATGGGATCAAACTGATCTCTCTGTCTTTGGGTACCAACAGGAAATCAGTCTGCAGTGCTGAAGCCACTGATCTCCAAGACATCCAGAAACTGATCAAAACTAGGCAGAGATGGACCTGGATTCTGTTTCCAGCTTGGCAACGTTTACATGGTACACAGATAAGTCATGCCTTTTACTGAGCTGAATTTTCATGCCCTGCTAAATTGGGCAGTGAAACAGAATGGAGAGGTGTGAGAGGTGCTGGAGATGTGCTGCATTGTAGCAAACAGCtactgagctctgcagctggtcaTGAGGAGCCAAGGATGAGCAAAGAGAGGGCTTTCTGGGAGACCTGGGAGGGGAAGGTCACACAACCCCAGGGGAATGCAGTGGTTTTCCAAGCTGTAGAGCCAATTGCAATTCACCTGCTCTGCACCACTGCTTGTTCCAGACAGATCTCATCTTTAGCCTGGTCCGTTTCATGTATCTAAAACTCAGTCTTTTTGTGGGCTTCCACTGGCTTCAGACCAGGCCCCACAAAGCAGGCCCAGCAGGCACCAAGCCCCATGACCAACTCTTGACCTGGCTCATGTGCAGTGGGGGAGCAGAGACTTGGGGCAGGATGGTGCCCCAAGAGAGACAGCTGGAGGTCACAGTACCAGGGCCTCTGCTGAtgctggggtttgggaatgTGCCAGTGTTTAAGTGCCAGTCAGCTGTTTTGGTCACTGGCTACTAACAAGGGGATCATTCTGGCAAAATTCAAAGCAAACCTCTGCACCAGATCAGACAAAGCACAAAGATCAAAAGGTCTATTTAAAATTGGGAGAGAAGGGGACAGTCCCACCAACAGCTCTCCCCAACACTTGGTAGTGTTCACACACTTTATGATATGAAGGATAAATGGCTGGAGGTCATGGAGAGTTTGTGCTTTCCCCCAGCTTCCCCAGGAGGTGCGTGACCAGTTTCTGCAGGGCTTCAGCTCGGACCACTGAGATGTGCAGCACTTCCTCGTGGTTGGCTTTCTCTTGGCTGCTGTAGCTCATCACCACTTTGTTGGTGATGAGGGAGATCCCAAGGACTCGGAGGCCGCAATGCCTGGCTACAATTACCTCTGGGACAGTGCTCATGCCTACAGTAAGAGAGGAAAAGACCAGAATGAGTCAGGATTTACACCAAAACAAGATCTCTCTAGGGCTGCAAACCATGATCCTACCTCCAAGCACATGCCCTTGTCTCATTCCCCTCAGCTCTGTGTCTGAACTCCGTAATAGTTAAAGGCTGTGATATGTACAAGGCTCAAATAGCTGCAGCACTACATTTACAACTCTGCTCAGCACAATAAACCTCCTGCATTTGATCATTGTGCCACAGCTCCCTCCTCAAGATGTGTCAGACTGCTTGCAGACTTGCTAAGGAAGTACTGATGTGCTGTGTCATTTGGCTCTTCTCTTCCTTGGCTAAAAGAGCTATTGCAAATAAAAATGGCTTTGGGGGGAGCTGAGCTCCTTTCCTCACACATAATGAAACTGCAGGTATTAATGAACAGACTTCCATGAGCCAGGGTTCACGGGAGGAATCATACTGGAGGAATAATATGGATCATGGCACTTACTTTTCTTGTACACAGTTGGGAAGGTATCCATGATTAGCATCCCTAAACAAGACTCATAAGGAGGGCTGGTTTGTAGAGAGATAGCACAGTGAAAATCTTTACAGTGTcagaattagaagaaaaatactaGACAAAGACTTCGTTTTTATTGAGCCCCACTCAGTCCTGCTGATGTGGAGCCATCTAAGCATGAGAGACTTTGTGTTTGGGAAATAAACACAAAGTTGTGCTGGGATCTTTGTCCTGCGCAGCTGTAAGCACAGGGACTTTGTGCAGATCCATCCCAGGAGCTGCACTAAGCCACTGCAGAATGAAGCAGAAATACACAAAGCTCATTTCTCCAGCCCCAGGAGACTTAGAGAGTCAAAGACTGAAGCAAGTCAGCCTTGAGCAGAATTAACTGTTCAATCCATGTGCCCAGAGAACCCTggcagcccagcctggcagctCACCCACAGCAtcagctcccagtgcctgcaGCAGGCGGCACTCGGCGATGGTCTCGTAGCAGGGCCCAGCCAGCAGGCAGTACACTCCTTCCCTGGTGAAGCTCAGGAACCCCAGCTCCTGTGCACTCTCCACTGCCAGGCTGAGCAGATCTTGTTCATAAGCATCTGACATGCAGGGAAACCTCACTCCAAACCTGAAAGGCAGTAAAGGACACAGCCATGTGATACTGCTACTGCTCCCTCCTTCAGAGTCCAAGGATGCTCATTCTTTGGAGAAAAGGGAAATGTTAAGGGCAGACCTGCCATGGATGCAATCTCTCTCATTCTGCCCTTATCATCAGATAATTCTGCCAtcaatcatagaataatttgtgttggaagggaccttcaaaggCCATCTCATCAAAACCcatgcaatgagcagggacatcttcagctagatcaggttgctcagagtcctgTCCCCCCTGACCTTGACTGTAGGTCAAGGTGCCTGAGAGGGGCACCTACCTCTCCCTGAGCATGACATTCCTGCTAGATCTAATCACCAAGACTGTCAGCACACAGAGGTTATGGCTGTTGGAAGGTCTTGCACTGCTTCCCTACTGCAGACACCCTTCTGGAATGGTCTTTCAAGGGCTCCTGTCTCTAGGGAGTGATGATGGCCAGTTCTCTCTCTCCCCAGTAACTGCCTGTGATGACTTCTAAACATTCCCCACCAGACATATGCTGCTCTTTGAGCTCCCTGAGGCAGAGTCCCACAGactgtccctgggcaggggtTTGAGCAGGGCCTGATGGAGCATCAGTCCCTACATTTAAGGCCCATCACAGCAGGCAGCTACTTAACATCTTGGAGCTCCAGGGCCGTATTTTAGGTAGCTTTCATCTTCTGCTTCAAGACTGGgtctcttgctctagctctcaaAATAGCAGCTCAGTCCTGCTCCTGATGGAGTAAAGCCTGCTCTTGACTCAAGGAGGGCAGAGGTAGATGGCAAGAGTTGTTATGCTGCCACtgagaaaacctggaaaatAAACTCCCAGACATGTTCACCAACATGGTTCAGTAGGAGTGGACTAGGTCCCTCATTTATGCTATTAAAGCTTCTGCTTGTTTACGTGTTCTTCCAGCTGAATGCTTAGGGCAGTAGGtggcttattttgtttttataaacactaaatattatataaataaaaacaaactttCCCTTCTGGCCTAAGGTAATCAGTATTCATCACCATGAAAACTGCTTCCCTTTTCTGAAGAACGGCCAGCAATGCAGAAGCCCAATCtctaatttattaaaaaaatattatttccacATCACTTCATTGCCTCTAGTTTTGCTCTGTTGTGCTTAGATAAATCTTTCCTGGTAGCTCAGCTGGACAGGATTTTACAAGTTTGCTCAGCTAAATCGCTGCAATACTTTGAAACTTGATTCATAAAGACCTTTTGCCCATTTTGATGCCTTGGTCAGCAGTACAAAAGTCACCTCCCAGAGCACTGCAGTCTTCACCAAGAAGCTGCTTTTGGGAGGCAATGAGGCAGCTATGCTGCCTTTGAACGTTGTCCAGATGCAGTTGTTTGATTGGagtttctcctcctgctccagagcAATTATACAAGTCCAGAGAGCTTTAAACACTCCATGTGGCTTCTCTGCTTTTCACCACTCTTTCCTCCAGCCCACGGCAATACCTAcaaaaatgtaaaggtattCCACTTCAAATGGGTACTGTCCTCTTGCCATGGAATTGCAGCACAGCGATTATTTCTCCTGAGGCAGCTGCCTCCACCTTTCAGATTCCTTCAGAAGCAAGAGCCAGGTCTGCTGTCACATCAGGAAGGAACTAACTAACTGAAAACCAGGCAGGCCACCTTGCTCTCAGCAGAGCTTTCTCTGAGAGACCCGAGGACAATCCAGATGCCTGCCCTGCAAACATGTCCATTTTTCAAGATGAAGGTACCAAATCAACAACGGATTTAACCATCTATTATCTGAACTCACTCTTCACTCAGCAACTACCACCCTCTTCCCCACCACCCTTGCCTGTCCTCTGGCTTCACACATCTGGCTTTCACCTGATTTCTTTCCTGCCAGCTTGTTTAGGAAACAATTCTTACTACTGTTTTCTCCTTATGACAATCCAGCCCCTTTCTTTCCTGGAATAAGGCTTGTGACAGCACTGGATCTTTACTGCTTCCGTGCTGACTTTCCTTACATTTGATGTGCTTCCCTTTGCTCAGCCTGCATCTCCACTGGATGTGTCCTAACACTCTTTTTAGCCCCATTTGAGAGCCAAAGGGCTTTATTTTGTGAACACTGGTTCATCTGGCATTTCCCTTCTCAGTGCTATGACCTTGCCCATGCTGGTTGCCTTCCACCTTATAGTCTGATGGTGTCTTGGAAGGATTTTAGGATCATAAATTCATTTTGGAAGGGACCTCGAGGTCCTCTAGTCCAGCATCCTGCTCAAAGCAAATCCAAATCTGGTGGCAACTGCAGTTCAAGGGTGAGGATATGTTAGAAGCCCCTCTCTGCACTGTCCATAAGGTAAAGATTCTGctacacagccaggacaggaaacctgacttcccagctcagccagcagcaggtcACTCTTGTAGATCTCAAGGCCTCTGAAGAAGCTGCCAAGACAACCACCTCTCATCAGAGCAATGCCTTCAGTGAATACAAGGGCACCCCAGTTTCATGACCTGGATACAACAGTGGTCATCAGGAAATTTAGAGGTTTCATCTTTGTTCTGCCCTCCACTTACTGCCTGgcctctgctgtacccattccATCACACCAGAAATGGCTGTTGATAAACCCAGGCTGGAGACAGCACAGTTCACTGATTGCTCAATTAAGAGGAACCAGCAGAGAGAGGGACTGACAAGAGGAGGAGCAGTGGGTGTCTTTAGCAGATGGTACAGCTGGTCATGTCAGGAGAAGGATCAGAAGCCTACTTGTACAAAACAAAACCTTCTGGGGATTTGTGTGTAAACTCCTTGTAGGCTTGTAAGAGTAAGCAACAGccaagggaaggcagggcaggtggcacagcacacacagctacTGCTGTAACTCTTCCCTTGTGGATACCTGGAGCCAAACTCTACCTCAGTAAATATTTGTCAGTAGGCACAACTGGCAGTCCCAGCCCACGGCTGGAGGAAGAAAGGATTAATTGGTAACATTGGAGTTGGTGCCTTCTTACCTCTCATCGTTTGGTCCGCGCAGGGGATTCTGCCCTCCCAAGCCAAACAAGCTGATGTGATCTCTTATGAACATGATGTCCCCCACTTGAAAGTGGGGATTCAGTCCTCCAGCAGCATTTGTGACAATCAAGATCTCCACCCCCAGGAGAAAGAAGACCCTGATGGGAAATGTGACCTGCAAGAACCATATGTGCCATGAGTATCACAATCAGTAGACAGCTACTGCTACTACATTTCTAATATCACAATTTGTGAATAAGAAGAGTCTTATATATGGAGACAAAACAGCCTTCTTCAATTTTAAACATTTCTCTAATTTAAATAGAATGTTAGCactttttaaacaaattaaaacaTAATCTTGCAATGAATACCATTAAAATCC
This region of Aphelocoma coerulescens isolate FSJ_1873_10779 chromosome 11, UR_Acoe_1.0, whole genome shotgun sequence genomic DNA includes:
- the LOC138117160 gene encoding purine nucleoside phosphorylase-like, whose amino-acid sequence is MAYAEEDRNSYEVYKETADWLRARTAQRPRIAIICGSGLGGLADVLDNKTVFLYEDIPHFPRSTVAGHVGRLVFGELNGQPCVCMQGRFHSYEGYSFSTVTFPIRVFFLLGVEILIVTNAAGGLNPHFQVGDIMFIRDHISLFGLGGQNPLRGPNDERFGVRFPCMSDAYEQDLLSLAVESAQELGFLSFTREGVYCLLAGPCYETIAECRLLQALGADAVGMSTVPEVIVARHCGLRVLGISLITNKVVMSYSSQEKANHEEVLHISVVRAEALQKLVTHLLGKLGESTNSP